The nucleotide sequence AAAAAAATGGCCGCTAGCAGCAAGATGATGCTCACTCTCAACTAGTTTGCTGTCTAAAAAAGATCAACCTCGCCCGCATCAGCTGTTGGCAGTGGAGTTCATCCTCCGCTGCGATGCAACTCCTCCGGGCAACATTCTTCTGCTTCAAGCAGGAGTTAAGAACATGCGGAGGGAGAGTTTACCCATCCACCGTCTTTGGCGCTTCAAAAAACATTGAAGGCCGCATTCAAAATGGTCAAAACctcaattaattatttttggTCAATATCATGCAGCCGTTCGAAGGCCTGAAGTGTTTTAAATGGGACTCCTGATGGGGTGAATGTCCTTATACATGTCCGGCTTCAAGTAACCTTCACGGGCTGAGCCTTTGCCCCGTCCCGAATGACTTCAACGTGAGCTTAGACGTCAGTCTCCCTCAGTTACGACTCACCTTCATGCCATAAAGCGACATTTTTCTGACCTTGTATCATTTTACTTTGATTACATAATTGCTTACTAACTATTGTAACCACACACAGAGTGGAAAAAAACGTCCCCTGTCTGGACTCTCTCTGCCTCCCCCTCACTATCTGCATTGCACCATGCACTGGTTGGGGCGGGCGGGGGCGTCCCGCCTCGCTAAAGGTTGCACGCTCGTCTCCGCATTCTCGAAGCATTCGTCTCCCGTTTGGCCGACTGTTTGAGATGCAGGAGCACTTGACGAGATCTCGGTGTGTCGCAGTGCTTGAAAATCCTTAATGAGGTGATGCGGCAGTTTGAGGAGGGCAGCACcatcaacacacacacgggggggggggcttttaaatgtattaaaagTTCAGATTTATGAGAGTGGTGtactttttatcatttgttTGACCCTCGGTTCTGCCGTTAATCTTAATTCTTTGTCTTCCTGGGAGATTTTGGAAGGATTGGACAATTTGTCACAtggggcaaaaaaataaatgacacaTATTGAATTGACCTGGTATATCTGTTTGACTTGTAGATGGGAAGAAGAATACACCATGAGGAGCGATCTGCAGCAGAAGATTGCTGACTTGCAAGAGGTTATGATTTGCATGTatctgtgtgtttgcatgttgtGTTTGGATGCTtgatgttgggttttttttgcgcGAGGGCAGGACTTGCAGGAGAGCGAAGGCTGCCAGGACGAGCTGGCCGTCAGAGTTCAGCAGCTGAAGGCCGAGCTGGTTCTCTTCAAAGGCCTCATGAGCAATGTGAGCGCAGCACCGCCCACATTAGTCGGACCGCcagaataattaataataataatctaataTTCATATATTTAGAAGCCAAATTTAAATGTAATAAATTTAAATGCAAtaattcaaatgaaataaaattgtattaataaataaaatttaatttaaaatactATTATTTTTCTTGTTCTTGCTCATGTAGAATCTGTCCGATCTGGACACCAAGATTCAGGAGAAAGCCATGAAAGTGGACATGGACATCTGCCGCAGGATCGACATCACGGCCCGCCTCTGCGACGTCGCCCAGCAAAGGAATTGCGAAGACGTCATCCAGATGTACCAGGTGGAAAGTTGATGACATTGTCacaattgattttcatatttaaCCTGTGCTAACCCCGTTGTTGCGTCCCGTCACTTTGTAACCCCCAAAACATGCGTGCAGGTTACAAACAACCAGCCGACGTTGAGCCTGCGCCGCAAACAAACGCCCGTGTCCGTCAACGGCAGCGAGGCAGATGAACCACTTAGCATGTCGGAAAGCAACACCGGCGTGGCCAaagaggaggagcagcagcagccacaaccacaacagcagcaacaacagcacGGCAACTCGTCGGCCAATCAGATCAACGAGGAGATGCAGCGGATGCTCAACCATCTGTGAGCGGTCAAACTCGTAAAGGAGACCTTGCGGAATTTGCGTCTCTCATGTCAACATTTGCCTTGCAGGCGCGAGTGCGAGTTTGAGGATGACTGTGACAGTCTGGCTTGGGAGGAGACGGAGGAGACGTTGCTGCTGTGGGAGGATTTCCCAGGATGCACTCTGCCTCCTGACCCCGCCCACCCGCCTGGCGAGGTAAGCCACGGCAATTTTTGGTTGATCGGCCCTATCGCGCTCTTGATGCCAATATGAAGTTTAGAAAATTGATAGATGCAATTATATATGATaaatttaaatataataatCACAGTATTGTTattataaaaaaacattttttcataAAATAAAAGTGTTTATTGGTTTTGTTAATTATAAAATAAACCAATTGTAGTTACTAAAGCAATAACAATCATGAATTATATTATTGTAATTCGAGAATAAAATCTTGATTATGGATGAATAGTTTTATTTTACATACTCTTTTCAACATTTGTCTATTTTACTGTCCATGTTCTCTTCTCCTTCCAGCAGGACGATTGTCTGGAAAAAGTGATAAATGACACCGAGTGCTTGTTTAAGTCCCGAGAGAAGGAATACCAGGAGACCATCGACCAGATTGAGGTAAAACCAGTATCGGTATCTGCGCCGATACTGTACGTCAGTACTcatacttggaaaaaaaaaatgcaaaacatttttgtaCAGAAGAGTGTTAAATGATATAATGAAAATGCAAAGAAGACCATCTCTCTTCTAAGCGCAGTGAACTGCAATACTATTATTTGCTTTTgggagaggataaagaataaatGCCTGTGAGTATCATATTGTCTGTCAGTGTACGTTGCTTATATAACCACTGTGACATCACTGACGCTTGTTTAGTTGATTTGATCTCAACCAAAAATAAATGGTGTCTTTTTCTTACAGTTGGAGTTGGCGACAGCAAAGAGCGACATGAACCGCCACCTGCATGAGTACATGGAGATGTGTTCCATGAAGAGAGGCCTGGACGTCCAGATGGAGACTTGTAGAAGACTCATCACGCAAAGCGGCGACAAGTATGAGCCCCCACACACGTCGTCTCAAAATCGTTTTTTTCAACCTGTACTCGTCTATAATCGTCAATGGCAGTCAATCACTTAAGCTTCGAGCGTAAACTTTTGCCGTCTCTgtctaccgcagcaacgcggcagCGCAGACGTCCTCCGACGACAGCGACCAGCGAGAGAGCGACAGAAGCTCGGCGTCACCCCCGTCCTCGTCCGGTGGCGGGAGATCCTGACACCTGGCCGCCGCGGTCAGGTGACCCGTGCCGTCACAACGCCGCCAAACATCTCTGTCATCGTTGCAGTAGTCAATATTTCTATCGTAGATGCATTCGTCATACACCAGCTTGTCAAGTAgcctgctaacatgctaacgttTAGTAAGATTTGGTACAAAATGTGAAGCATTCCAATTAGTGGGGGACTGACAAATTTTTGTTGCTGCTTCGAAAAGAGCTTTCATTTTTTGTGGTAGCATATAACATGAGAAGAGGCAAAAAGCATTTTTAAGGAGCAAAACAATTCGCAGCGTTTTCTTGGGAGGTTACTTGTTAGGTTAAGCTAGCAACAATGAGTATGGTATAAAATTGTTTGGTTTTCGTGCCGCATGTCAGCCAACTGTTAGCAAAAACAATCCAGTCGTTGCCACAACAGTGCTTCGCTTTTTGTACAATTTCTCACAGAATTTTCTCCAGGTTTATTTCCCATGTTGACGTGTACCTCATTCGCAAATAAGACAAGTGAGCATTGCATAGCATCATTATAGACGCAGTTCCACTCATTGATGACAAAATGACAACACAAATATAATCAATAGGAATCATTTTCACTCTAATATAGCGAGGAGCAAATATGTCTAGCTAGCCAAAGTCAAATTCTTTGTTTTCCCACCAACTGTGTGGATGGCGTGCACTTTCCCACTCATGTTCCGATGTCACGACTCAGCGTTTTACTGCCTTGCAGCCGCAGCTCACATTGGTTCCGCACAGAAACTCAATCAGGCCGCAAAGCTGCATTTGTCAATTGCGAGAATGAAACGTGCTTATTTGATCCAAACTTGAAACGTCGCTGATAATGCGCCAACTTTTTGTCACAATGACAAAAAATGATTGGTCATGTCTTAGGAATTTTGGGACGTGTGAGCTCATTATTGTCCCAGCGCACTTTAACTgacctgtgctttttttttttcatccttacCGACGTGCTTGATGTGATTAAAGTCAACCTTGAGTTTTGCACATAGAAAGGAACAAGCAAAGCAACGAAGCAACCGGCGCTATCGCTCGTCAAGCTGTAACTGAGAAACTGTAAATAGAAAAACTACGTTTGCTCTCTGAAGCCATCACTAAAAACTCTTTAGCGTGCTGCTGGAAGATGGCGAAATGATCAAGTTGTTTAATTTAGGGGCGAGAAGTTACTATGTTCCGATAATGCATGGTGCTGTTTGACTGAAGCTGAAAGCTGCAAGTACGAGACGTTCCATTTGCTTTCAACTTCCCAGCCAGTTTGGTCGAATGCATGTGACAGTGTGCAGCCCAATTGAGAATGTTTTCCTCCAAAATACTTTTAAGAGGTTTACCGGAGCAAATGAAGATCGAAGCACAAGCAGCCCAGTTGTTCTTTTGTCAATAGTAAGGAACAATCGATTTCCCCGCTCTCCTTGTGTCATGTCTTGAAATTCATTATTTAGTACGCAATAAATAGTACTCAGCAATGACGTAATGCCCCGGCTGCTCCGACAATGTTATCACAAGCACTTGAGTAATGACAACATCAAGAGAAACTTTAGAGCCATTAATATTAATGTTAATAATAttgttagtattattattattaattttgttgTTGTCGCTTTAAATTTAATGAGATTTTTCTCCTTATTGGCACTCTTTGGCAGAGACCAACATCCAAATTTGGccaacttcattttttttttccctcagaatTATTCCATTGCGCAGTCCCCACGTGGGCAACGTCATGTAACGATAATGCAAAATAATCCATTTGAAGAAAAATGGTAAGTTTGGTTTTACTGATgcaagaggggggaaaaaaacaagcgtATGCTGCAGTAGCCGAGCTAGAATATAAACAGCGGGTggaaaaaaagtttcatttcaCAGTAAGAGTAAAAACGAAGCTGTTTTTCCTTTCaaaccttttttgtttgtttgttaggtCAAAATTGTACATGGAACCGCTTGTTGCGAGATGTTCTGTATGTCAAACGAGAGGGGAAAGAATAAACGACGTATCTCAGCAACATACCGAGTGTGATTCTTGTCTCACTTATTGAAcggtcagttaaaaaaaaaaaaaaaaagattacaggCACATGCATGCAATAGACATCTTGCAATTTGATTTGGTGCCTGTTCTATTTTTAGTGTGCTTGAAAATTTTTTAATAAACCTGTAGCAGAGGATGAGTTTCCGTTAACGAAACCTCGCCTGCTTTTAAGTGGCACGGCGACGCTTCTGCGTGCGTGAGCGGATGCGACGTCAGCTGGGGAGGAAAGAGTGACGCAGACAACGGGTAGAAGCAAGCGGCATGAAAAGTAACACTAAGTGAAAACGGCCGGCATTGAACTTCCGGTGAACCGAAGCGGCGTCACAGATGAAGGTAAAACAAATGTggcgagatggtgcaaatgcgtTTTTGTGGTTCGTTTATTTTTCTGTGGCCTAACAGGATGGGCCTCAAAGTGCAATATTTGCTCAGCGTCCTGTTGGCATCTGCACGGCCGCTGCTCACCTTACCGCTGGTAAGTTCACAAAAGTGCtgacaaggcttttttttttatttaaagtttTTGTTCCATTTATAAAAGTATAGGATACCACTAAATGGCGCCAAAAAAGTCattggtgtcaaggaagtatgttgagttgatttttttttttaactaagatcttacatttatttttggaaGATTAACAATGCAATGCAAAATTGCAGACGGAGAGGAACGTCTTGTCGGTTCAGCGTGGAGTTCTCCGGACGAGCTGTAAGATGTGCCCTGCGGGTGAGGGAAACAATTTTTTGGGCGAAGTCTTCCTTTTTGTTCTTGCGAAACACGTAATTAACGCCAAATTCTTACTTGTAGTTTTGCTCAAGAATTTGTGAATTTGGAGTAGGTCACCACTGTACATACGTTTTACATGTGATGTCATTTAAGGAATCAATAAGCGGAATCGTCAGGAATCGTGAACTGGTTCAATTTTTCATGTTTAATGTCGCCTTGCATGTTTTTTGCAAAGCGTGCGATGCGTCATACAAAAGCACATTTTGCACATCTCTGCCTTTTGCTCACAATGCTTTGACTCACGGCCACTTATCAATGGAACCGTAAACGGACGGAAAAGAATGTGGCAAAGTATGACAGCCTTTTCATCTTTGCCCACGCCCTACCCGTGTTTCTATCGATGCTGACAAATAACGCAGCGGCGCTCTGCTAGCTTGGGCTATAAAGTACATGACCACATCCTGCCTCGGATCTCTTGGTTGGCAcgtcacgtgttttttttttttttttttctcaggtcaGTTCCAGAAATCTTGCGAGCAGTGCGCGCCGTGTCCCGCCGGAACCTACACCACCGATCGGAACCGTGAGGACAGCTGCCATCGTTGCTACGGCGACTGCAGGCCTGGTAGAGCTGCGTTGTTCATCCACTGGATGGTCACAACATTATGGAAGCCCATAAAATGTTCTTTGTCAGAATTCAATCAGAGGGTGCTGGCGAACTGCAGCAGCACGTCGAACCTCAAGTGCACATGCCAGGACGGCTTCCGCTGCACGGCTGTGGTGGCGTATTCTGACAACTGCAAAAACTGTGTCGCAACCACAACAGGTAAACCGATGCTGACAAGTGCTGACAAGTCTTGGCAATGTCATTTATCAAAAATTCATCTTTTGCAACTCACCAAGGGACCCGTAAGCAAAATATACACAAAGCTTGTTTTAATTGGTGAAAACATGAAACTACGCAAATATGTTTTGGGTTCCTTGAATACAGAAAATATCTGTCCTTTGCCACTACGTAACAAAATATTATCTACTCAGTTATTAAAGCGCTGTGCTTCATCCCTCAGTGACATGGACAACAATgaggacaaaaacaacaacagcgccAAATGAAGAAGAAAATTCTCCTTCCAGCTCACCTTCGGGAAACAGCAGCCACTTCGCCAGCTCATTTCAAAAGTAAGTAATGCATAAGCATCAACTGTCATAATTATTAACAGTCAGAAATGGTTATACTCATCATTgatttttacatatttttatGATCTTAACTTGAAGATATATTTTGTATATCTCATCCAGAAATGACGGTCTGCCCGGAAACAGCTCGGACACTAACAAAGGTGAGTCGTGGGTTTTATATGTAAAGTGTGGAGAATTTTGCAGCTGCTTTGCTGAAGGTGTCCCCGTTTGCGACGCAGAGGACCGTGGAGGACCTTGGTTGGTGAACATTGTCGTCCCCATGGTTGTTGTGGTAACCGTGGCCCTCATG is from Syngnathus scovelli strain Florida chromosome 9, RoL_Ssco_1.2, whole genome shotgun sequence and encodes:
- the iffo1b gene encoding non-homologous end joining factor IFFO1 isoform X2, with translation MPDLQRFSFPYHSMNPLLGASTHPQQHPQPIQATGHPESPSGLLPDAVFGSPDSASFLLAELPGPEHPGPEFPSQSSPYLHHFQHQQHHPTVHHPPAAMALRNDLGSNISVLKTLNLRFRCFLAKVHELERRNKVLEKQLQQALEANSGGRPHTQEAGVQTSFVGTIPLRPGSLPFHNTNNSARRPTSLSCLTPESASPARTDAACNPAITVSQASPSADSPVSRTGGRSVTGAPRFLPGTIWSYNPTRRYGSERLTSPGVSWVHPDGVGVQIDTITPEIRALYNVLAKVKRERDEYKRRWEEEYTMRSDLQQKIADLQEDLQESEGCQDELAVRVQQLKAELVLFKGLMSNNLSDLDTKIQEKAMKVDMDICRRIDITARLCDVAQQRNCEDVIQMYQVTNNQPTLSLRRKQTPVSVNGSEADEPLSMSESNTGVAKEEEQQQPQPQQQQQQHGNSSANQINEEMQRMLNHLRECEFEDDCDSLAWEETEETLLLWEDFPGCTLPPDPAHPPGEDDCLEKVINDTECLFKSREKEYQETIDQIELELATAKSDMNRHLHEYMEMCSMKRGLDVQMETCRRLITQSGDNNAAAQTSSDDSDQRESDRSSASPPSSSGGGRS
- the si:dkey-260g12.1 gene encoding tumor necrosis factor receptor superfamily member 5 gives rise to the protein MGLKVQYLLSVLLASARPLLTLPLTERNVLSVQRGVLRTSCKMCPAGQFQKSCEQCAPCPAGTYTTDRNREDSCHRCYGDCRPEFNQRVLANCSSTSNLKCTCQDGFRCTAVVAYSDNCKNCVATTTVTWTTMRTKTTTAPNEEENSPSSSPSGNSSHFASSFQKNDGLPGNSSDTNKEDRGGPWLVNIVVPMVVVVTVALMVVLCNRRSGEGTYLKRAVIKLCNKSAPNDAGKKKDSTQPFPIDPCGAVHVHNAGTVIFSWLSQFTGPVGPVIGEKNDNDDEETEDVPPPVSPSVPLSEEERTSEPIFFPSQEEGKDWHVSKEEAEA
- the iffo1b gene encoding non-homologous end joining factor IFFO1 isoform X1; the encoded protein is MPDLQRFSFPYHSMNPLLGASTHPQQHPQPIQATGHPESPSGLLPDAVFGSPDSASFLLAELPGPEHPGPEFPSQSSPYLHHFQHQQHHPTVHHPPAAMALRNDLGSNISVLKTLNLRFRCFLAKVHELERRNKVLEKQLQQALEANSGGRPHTQEAGVQTSFVGTIPLRPGSLPFHNTNNSARRPTSLSCLTPESASPARTDAACNPAITVSQASPSADSPVSRTGGRSVTGAPRFLPGTIWSYNPTRRYGSERLTSPGVSWVHPDGVGVQIDTITPEIRALYNVLAKVKRERDEYKRRWEEEYTMRSDLQQKIADLQEDLQESEGCQDELAVRVQQLKAELVLFKGLMSNNLSDLDTKIQEKAMKVDMDICRRIDITARLCDVAQQRNCEDVIQMYQVTNNQPTLSLRRKQTPVSVNGSEADEPLSMSESNTGVAKEEEQQQPQPQQQQQQHGNSSANQINEEMQRMLNHLRECEFEDDCDSLAWEETEETLLLWEDFPGCTLPPDPAHPPGEQDDCLEKVINDTECLFKSREKEYQETIDQIELELATAKSDMNRHLHEYMEMCSMKRGLDVQMETCRRLITQSGDNNAAAQTSSDDSDQRESDRSSASPPSSSGGGRS